A genomic stretch from Megachile rotundata isolate GNS110a chromosome 1, iyMegRotu1, whole genome shotgun sequence includes:
- the Pus7 gene encoding pseudouridine synthase 7, with product MSEMANKATDSENSSKNSGLACGPEADSTREKYHRDFKKDWRANSNYKRNRGSYHAGYRNDNFGRKPFKRNWSNFQQDGGRKKLKVGNRLRESDVSITEYIGDQGFSGVIKERYTDFHVNEIALDGEIAKLTNQDIPPQPEDNENLEDLKSSVPDTIWDQLQTLKDVETSSIEIDVTNVDKDQRRAIHAIAKKVTDVVSQTIDKDNKKIMMILPRKKDNRDCQIFHRDNRKDWKNRDGEYCYFLLHKVNMDTMDALNQLAMNLRMKPNNFNYAGMKDRRAWTTQWVSLRKVEPSDILRAAKCVRGAYVGNFKFVKEPLKLGMLSGNHFRIALRNVSGTDEQIEQTMTSLRDQGFINYYGLQRFGTVAAIPTYEIGKTLLQGKWNEAIELILKPREGEQDRDLVEARRIYEMTKDAYAAYKKIKRSDKIEAALLKGIYTSGNNNPQGALDSVPRNTRLMYIHAYQSYVWNHMVSRRIKEFGTKPIVGDLVYENNTKQRDHDEAVYDSDNERVIEDTAESNENTDKLEDESCANSVKEDEATEVSTESTSTSIKEITSATESCLKIDENTEKSKTTTEESECEDLYNLSPVKILKEEDLPNYTLADVLMPQVGWKVTYPPYAKPWFDEFLAKDGLTTDLRQKNKKYSLGGTYRKILQIPSNLSWKIMHYKEKHSDLIMCDIDEMRKSTPPKDEPEGQYKALIIEMSLKSSTYATMALREILKFDTSPQAQAAQYAACNTEVENSNDSPDATEKENSAEIDNTNNDEKCSKSEGQDANSVDGIKDDKTETPDAI from the exons ATGTCCGAAATGGCAAATAAAGCTACTGATTCAGAAAATAGTTCTAAAAACAGTGGACTTGCATGCGGGCCTGAAGCAGATAGCACGCGTGAAAAATATCATAGAGATTTTAAAAAAGATTGGCGAGCAAATTCTAACTATAAACGAAATCGTGGTTCATATCACGCTG gatATCGAAATGATAATTTTGGTCGAAAGCCATTTAAGCGTAACTGGTCAAACTTTCAACAGGATGGTGGAAGAAAGAAGCTGAAAGTTGGAAATCGGTTAAGAGAATCCGATGTTAGTATTACAGAATATATTGGTGATCAGGGATTTTCTGGTGTAATTAAAGAACGATATACAGATTTTCATGTCAATGAAATTGCTTTGGACGGAGAGATAGCTAAGTTAACTAATCAAGATATTCCACCACAACCAGAAGATAATGAAAATCTGGAAGATTTAAAATCATCTGTCCCAGATACAATATGGGATCAGTTACAGACTTTAAAAGATGTAGAAACATCATCCATAGAAATTGATGTAACAAATGTGGATAAAGATCAACGTAGAGCAATTCATGCAATTGCTAAAAAAGTGACAGATGTTGTTAGTCAAACCATAGATAAAGATAATAAGAAAATTATGATGATTTTGCCTCGTAAAAAGGATAATAGAGATT GTCAAATATTTCACAGAGACAATCGTAAAGATTGGAAAAACAGGGATGGAGaatattgttattttttgttGCACAAAGTAAATATGGATACTATGGATGCTTTGAATCAGTTAGCTATGAACTTACGTATGAAgccaaataattttaattatgctGGCATGAAAGATCGTAGGGCTTGGACTACTCAGTGGGTTAGTTTAAGAAAAGTGGAACCATCAGATATATTAAGAGCAGCAAAATGTGTACGTGGAGCATATGTAGGGAATTTTAAGTTTGTGAAAGAACCTTTGAAATTGGGAATGCTTAGTGGTAATCATTTTAGAATTGCTTTGAGAAATGTCAGTGGAACAGATGAACAAATTGAGCAAACAATGACCTCTTTAAGAGACCagggatttattaattattatggtCTACAAAGATTTGGTACTGTAGCTGCCATTCCAACTTATGAAATAGGCAAAACTTTACTTCAGg GTAAATGGAATGAAGcaattgaattaattttgaaaccAAGAGAAGGGGAACAAGATAGAGATTTAGTAGAGGCTAGAAGAATATATGAAATGACTAAAGATGCATATGCTGCATATAAAAAGATTAAAAGATCCGATAAAATAGAAGCTGCTCTTTTAAAAGGAATTTATACATCTGGAAATAACAATCCCCAAGGAGCTCTAGATTCAGTACCAAGAAATACTCGGTTAATGTATATTCACGCGTATCAAAGTTACGTCTGGAACCACATGGTATCGAGAAGAATCAAAGAATTTGGAACGAAACCTATAGTAGGAGATTTAGtatatgaaaataatacaaaGCAAAGAGACCATGATGAAGCTGTATACGACAGCGACAACGAACGCGTGATTGAAGATACTGCAGAGTCTAAtgaaaatacggataaattagAAGATGAATCCTGTGCAAATTCAGTAAAGGAGGACGAGGCAACCGAAGTATCTACAGAATCAACGTCTACCTCAATTAAAGAAATAACAAGTGCTACAGAAAGTTGCTTGAAAATAGACGAAAATACAGAGAAAAGTAAAACTACTACCGAGGAAAGTGAATGCGAAGATTTATATAATCTCTCTCCAGTAAAAATTCTTAAGGAAGAAGATTTGCCTAACTATACATTGGCAGATGTACTGATGCCACAAGTTGGGTGGAAAGTTACGTATCCACCTTATGCTAAACCTTGGTTCGACGAGTTCTTAGCAAAAGACGGACTCACAACAGACCTTAGACAAAAGAATAA AAAATATAGTTTGGGAGGTACTTACAGAAAGATATTACAAATCCCATCAAATTTATCATGGAAAATTATGCATTATAAAGAAAAACATAGTGATCTTATCATGTGTGATATTGATGAAATGAGAAAGTCGACACCACCAAAAGATGAACCAG aaGGACAGTATAAAGCTTTAATTATCGAAATGTCCTTAAAGTCTTCTACGTACGCGACAATGGCACTgcgtgaaattttaaaattcgataCCTCTCCGCAAGCACAGGCAGCGCAGTACGCTGCATGTAATACAGAAGTGGAAAATTCAAACGATTCACCGGATGCTACAGAGAAGGAAAATTCTGCGGAAATCGATAATACTAACAACGATGAGAAATGTTCGAAAAGCGAAGGGCAAGATGCAAACTCTGTTGACGGAATAAAAGATGATAAAACGGAAACACCCGATGCTATATAA
- the LOC100877705 gene encoding beta-galactosidase, with protein MWSVLLILAITGAMGEVVNRHVDNNTDVKFGFEVDYTNNQFLLDGKPFRYVSGSFHYFRTPRQYWRDRLRKMRAAGLNAVSTYVEWSLHQPEEDQWEWTGDADLKKFIEIAHEEDLLVLLRPGPYICAERDFGGLPYWLLPRVPVDGLRTNNEQYMQYVEVYLNEVLERVKPYLRGNGGPIIMVQVENEYGSYGCSMEYKTHLRDIISAKVGTKALLYTTDGTEDTMLRCGSIPNVYTTIDFGANSNVRKNFETLRTHQPRGPLVNSEFYPGWLSHWQEPFQRVKTGVVTKSLDEILSMGASVNIYMFYGGTNFAYTSGANGDRNMYNPQLTSYDYDAPLTEAGDPTTKYFEIRNVISKYLPLPNTSIPSVSPKGDYGSVLLSPVVKLLEPLGEGLFSTVAVEAPEPLTFETVGLSHYLMIYETTLPSTISDPAILSAIVRDRALVYVDNYLFGILSRTSEIHSLNINPYGRKLKLLVENQGRLNFGHGLYDYKGISNVTFGDATLGPWRMVGYQLDDMSGVSDLETITIENGFLRNGPVVLRGNFSVSGEPMDTYLNTFGWGKGVAFVNGHNLGRYWPVSGPQVTLYVPAPFLKTGENELIVLELEYVPNTRKMKLQPQPILDYKPILEQ; from the exons ATGTGGTCCGTTCTGCTAATTTTGGCAATAACCGGCGCTATGGGAGAGGTGGTCAATCGTCACGTGGACAAC aaCACAGACGTAAAATTTGGTTTCGAAGTCGATTATACGAACAATCAATTTTTACTCGATGGAAAACCGTTCCGATACGTTTCTGGCAGTTTTCACTACTTCCGGACGCCGAGGCAATATTGGAGAGATCGTTTAAGGAAAATGAGAGCTGCTGGTTTGAATGCCGTGTCGAC TTACGTTGAATGGAGTCTTCATCAACCGGAGGAGGACCAATGGGAGTGGACAGGTGATGCggatttaaagaaatttatcgAGATTGCTCATGAGGAAGATTTACTCGTTCTTTTGAGACCGGGTCCTTATATTTGTGCGGAAAGAGATTTT GGAGGTCTTCCGTATTGGTTATTGCCACGTGTACCGGTCGACGGACTACGTACAAACAATGAAC AATATATGCAATACGTGGAAGTGTATCTGAACGAAGTACTAGAACGCGTTAAACCGTATCTCAGAGGAAATGGGGGTCCCATAATAATGGTTCAG GTAGAAAACGAGTACGGAAGCTACGGTTGCAGCATGGAATACAAGACTCATCTGCGGGATATAATAAGTGCAAAAGTTGGAACAAAGGCTTTGTTGTACACAACCGATGGTACGGAGGATACTATGCTTCGTTGTGGATCTATACCAAATGTTTATACCACCATCGACTTCGGAGCTAATAGCAATGTgaggaaaaattttgaaacgctcCGCACTCATCAGCCACGT GGACCGTTGGTGAATTCCGAATTTTACCCCGGTTGGCTGTCGCACTGGCAAGAACCATTTCAAAGGGTAAAAACCGGAGTAGTCACCAAAAGCTTAGACGAAATATTGTCTATGGGTGCATCAGTCAACATATACATGTTTTATGGCGGTACAAATTTCGCTTACACCTCTG GTGCTAATGGCGATAGAAACATGTACAATCCACAATTAACTTCCTACGATTATGATGCTCCATTAACGGAAGCAGGTGATCCGACGACAaagtattttgaaattagaaacgTCATCTCTAAG TATTTGCCGCTGCCAAACACATCAATTCCATCAGTATCCCCCAAAGGAGATTACGGTTCCGTTCTCCTTTCTCCAGTAGTGAAATTATTAGAACCCTTGGGTGAAGGATTGTTTTCAACCGTAGCAGTGGAAGCACCAGAGCCGTTGACATTCGAAACAGTTGGACTATCTCATTATCTAATGATCTACGAAACCACTTTACCGTCTACTATTTCGGATCCTGCGATCCTGAGTGCTATAGTTCGAGACAGAGCGTTGGTCTACGTTGATAATTATCTGTTTGGAATCTTAAGTCGTACCAGTGAAATACACAGCTTGAACATAAACCCTTATGGACGGAAACTGAAGCTACTGGTTGAAAATCAAGGCCGTTTGAATTTTGGACATGGGCTTTACGATTATAAG GGAATCTCGAACGTAACTTTTGGAGACGCTACGCTTGGACCCTGGAGAATGGTTGGATATCAATTAGACGACATGAGTGGGGTTAGCGATCTCGAAACGATCACGATAGAAAATGGATTTCTTCGTAACGGTCCAGTAGTTCTTCGTGGAAATTTCTCTGTCTCCGGTGAACCGATGGACACGTACTTGAACACATTCGGTTGGGGCAAAGGGGTGGCTTTCGTGAACGGGCACAACTTAGGTCGATACTGGCCGGTGTCTGGGCCTCAAGTGACCTTGTACGTTCCTGCACCGTTTTTGAAAACGGGTGAAAATGAATTGATAGTGTTGGAACTTGAATACGTACCGAACACGAGGAAAATGAAGTTACAACCTCAACCGATCCTCGATTATAAACCAATACTCGAGCAATGA
- the Pcd gene encoding pterin-4a-carbinolamine dehydratase, which yields MATLTRMRYINGGGILREKIFQIFNRRSVSAPGLKKKTMGKLTQEQRENDLKPLLTNGWSVQENRDAIYKEFLFKNFNEAFGFMSRVALQAEKMDHHPEWFNVYNKVNITLSSHDVNGLSQRDIKLATFIDKAAKSDGK from the exons ATGGCTACTTTAACGCGCATGCGTTACATTAATGGTGGGGGGATTCTTCGGGAGAAAATATTCCAGATTTTCAATCGAAGAAGCGTATCTGCTCCTggtttaaaaaaaaagacaatG GGGAAGCTTACTCAAGAACAAAGAGAGAATGACTTAAAACCATTATTAACAAATGGTTGGTCTGTTCAAGAAAATAGAGATGCCATATACAAAGAattcctatttaaaaattttaatgag GCCTTTGGTTTTATGTCCAGAGTAGCATTACAAGCTGAAAAAATGGATCATCATCCTGAATGGTTTAATGTTTACAATAAAGTAAATATCACTTTGTCTTCCCATGATGTGAATGGTCTATCACAAAGAGATATTAAACTTGCAACTTTCATAGATAAAGCTGCTAAATCAGATGGAAAGTAA
- the LOC105663676 gene encoding uncharacterized protein LOC105663676, which yields MGFHIHREVEYVYIYYNLTEYAACGVVQDAPLDLSCRGSEKKLSLISSSKFQRCLPCQTCGKSFDRPSLLKRHLRTHTGEKPHGCTVCGKMFSTSSSLNTHVRIHTGERPHECPICGKRFTASSNLYYHRMTHYKEKPHKCNECGRSFPTPGDLRAHGYSHSGNWPMRCLICNRGFCKPGALHHHMQLHTGNRPYRCTTCKKQFCLISNLRSHERSHDPDMTIGSAVNYSNIESKVSTMSAIRFDDASKNHLQFPTIYSWTSWIPVHYPK from the exons ATGGGGTTCCATATTCATAGAGAAGTAG aatatgtttatatttattacaatttaaccGAATATGCAGCATGTGGAGTAGTGCAAGATGCGCCTCTAGATTTGAGCTGTCGCGGATCCGAGAAGAAGTTAAGCTTAATAAGTTCTTCGAAGTTTCAAAGATGTTTGCCATGTCAGACGTGTGGCAAGAGCTTTGACAGACCTTCTTTGCTCAAAAGACATCTTCGAACTCATACAG GCGAAAAACCACATGGTTGTACAGTGTGCGGGAAAATGTTCAGTACAAGCAGTTCCTTGAACACGCACGTCAGAATCCACACTGGAGAACGTCCACACGAATGCCCTATTTGTGGAAAACGTTTTACAGCTTCGTCCAACTTGTATTATCATCGAATGACTCATTATAAG GAAAAACCCCATAAATGCAATGAATGCGGTCGCTCTTTTCCAACCCCCGGGGATTTAAGGGCTCACGGATATTCCCATAGCGGTAACTGGCCAATGCGGTGTTTGATTTGCAATCGAGGATTCTGTAAACCTGGAGCTTTACATCACCATATGCAACTACACACTG GTAATCGACCATATCGCTGTACCACATGCAAAAAACAGTTTTGTTTAATCAGTAATTTACGATCGCACGAACGGTCCCACGATCCTGATATGACAATTGGAAGTGCTGTTAATTACTCAAACATAGAAAGTAAAGTGTCAACAATGAGTGCGATCAGATTTGACGACGCAAGCAAAAACCACTTGCAATTTCCTACAATTTATTCCTGGACTTCTTGGATACCTGTACATTATCCGAAATGA
- the SdhD gene encoding succinate dehydrogenase, subunit D gives MIIKKIVTPNIFHKVKQLESLSKTTLFANSCKPPQFGRTSTTLTNFKQCLNSNATKHETKYCLTKFPVNGTVSTQFNRKSSGITGDHVRLWVFEKIASAALPIVIPAALMMENSILDGLMSVLIVMHTHWGLEAMVTDYARPIILGPVLPKVLHISLIILSAVTLCGLFILINDGPGVSRAIKDFWAIGKTPPKKEASAEE, from the exons ATGATCATTAAGAAAATAGTAACACCTAATATCTTCCATAAAGTGAAACAGCTAG AATCACTTTCTAAAACTACTCTTTTTGCAAACTCGTGTAAACCACCTCAGTTTGGCAGAACATCAACAACCcttacaaattttaaacaatgtTTAAATTCTAATGCTACAAAACATGAAACTAAGTACTGTTTGACAAAG TTTCCAGTCAATGGAACTGTTAGCACTCAATTTAATCGAAAATCAAGTGGAATTACTGGTGATCATGTACGTCTCTGGGTTTTTGAAAAAATTGCCTCAGCTGCACTTCCTATTGTAATTCCTGCTGCATTAATGATGGAAAATTCTATTCTGGATGGACTAATGTCTGTTCTAATTGTAATGCATACGCATTG GGGTCTAGAGGCAATGGTTACAGATTACGCACGTCCTATTATCCTTGGACCAGTATTACCAAAAGTTTTGCACATTTCATTAATAATCCTTTCAGCAGTTACACTTTGTGGATTGTTCATACTTATAAATGATGGTCCTGGTGTTTCACGGGCTATTAAAGATTTTTGGGCTATTGGTAAAACACCACCAAAGAAGGAGGCATCTGCTGAGgagtaa